In one Halictus rubicundus isolate RS-2024b chromosome 14, iyHalRubi1_principal, whole genome shotgun sequence genomic region, the following are encoded:
- the Nompb gene encoding intraflagellar transport protein 88-like protein nompB, with protein sequence MMATMQMNDDIYDGYNNYPSVYSIRDLEQDEYFHEALTTSYGRRSLFTAKTPGTAMRLGTSTGFHRSGTGISIRPTTSGVRPMTAVRGAGYTSSSRQAFDPLNMGNTVKGAAPPLESGKEDTPEEKIKVAERKIMELIESSVEAAYENNMRVALERAREASSRERALIRLEEQAALSDNHNVDLTFAVIFNLATQYTNNNMYTEAIATYQAITRNKMFSNNARLKVNMGNIYVKIGQLSQAIKMYRMAFDQAPAAHKDLRIKIMHNIGMLFVQMGRLEEAANSFEWVMKERAEFKAGLHTVLCHFALSHRDKMKRAFLELLEVQLNIDQEDRYSISTDDVASNILNETLKNDDLSKLEKELKSEAERTILCAAKLIAPVIEDTLTAGFAWCVDAIKSSAYGPLAADLEISKAMVFLHNRETQLAIDTLKMFENRESKVNSAAATMLSFIYFLQGDYEQAENCGEIARKADSYNAAAYINLSACAIRKGDFDIAREFLLCALDTDASHVQALYNLGLVYKKQSMYEEALDCFWKVRNIVRHDPQTLYQIGHLYQLMNDVDQAAEWYNQLLGIIPSDPGVLQKLGEMYDASGDKQQAYQLYSDSYRYFPANFEVIDWLGSYFVSMQVAEKALVYFKKAVELAPGEPRWRLLVAACLRRTGQFHKALLEYQDIHEKFPENIECLKFLIRLCSDLGLKEAQTYATELKRAEKAKELKDRQGSARPGSRRTNSGTSSRTGSGMSIMSDQRSSPVPGRRDNQGLSSAGVSRSNRMSAIENYSEAAVDSNDRTGTPYVDPIGPLPIRPMTSAGKRDDDFGDEELGDDLLPE encoded by the exons ATGATGGCTACTATGCAGATGAATGACGATATTTATGATGGATATAATAATTATCCATCGGTATACAGTATCAGAGATCTCGAGCAAGATGAATATTTTCACGAAGCTCTTACCACGAGTTATGGACGAAGATCACTT TTTACTGCAAAAACACCTGGAACTGCTATGCGTTTGGGCACGTCGACTGGA TTTCATAGGTCTGGCACTGGCATATCTATACGTCCGACTACCAGCGGAGTTCGTCCAATGACTGCAGTCAGAGGTGCTGGTTATACCAGCAGTAGTCGTCAAGCATTCGATCCATTAAATATGGGAAACACTGTTAAAGGAGCCGCACCTCCTTTAGAAAGTGGGAAAGAAGACAC GCCGGAAGAAAAGATAAAAGTAGCTGAAAGGAAAATAATGGAACTAATAGAAAGTTCAGTGGAGGCAGCGTACGAGAACAATATGAGGGTTGCTCTGGAAAGAGCTAGGGAAGCATCCTCACGAGAGCGAGCTCTAATTCGATTGGAAGAACAGGCTGCACTCAGTGACAACCATAATGTAGATCTAACATTTGCT GTAATTTTTAACTTGGCAACTCAGTATACCAACAATAACATGTACACAGAAGCCATAGCTACTTACCAAGCTATAACAAGGAACAAAATGTTCAGCAACAATGCTAGGCTTAAGGTGAACATGGGAAATATATATGTTAAGATAGGACAGTTGTCTCAAGCGATTAAAATGTACAGAATGGCGTTTGATCAAGCACCAGCTGCCCATAAAGATTTGAG AATAAAGATAATGCATAACATTGGAATGTTATTTGTACAAATGGGTCGTTTGGAAGAAGCAGCTAATAGTTTTGAATGGGTTATGAAAGAGAGAGCCGAATTTAAAGCAGGGTTGCATACTGTTCTGTGCCATTTTGCATTGTCACATAGGGATAAAATGAAAAGGGCGTTTTTAGAGTTGTTAGAAGTTCAGCTTAACATAGATCAGGAAGACAGATATAGTATAAGTACA GACGATGTTGCTTCGAATATATTGAATGAAACTTTGAAGAACGATGATTTATCAAAGTTAGAAAAAGAATTGAAGTCTGAAGCTGAGAGAACTATACTGTGTGCTGCTAAATTAATAGCACCAGTCATTGAAGACACGCTTACAGCTGGCTTTGCTTG gTGCGTTGACGCTATAAAATCTTCAGCGTATGGACCTCTAGCCGCCGATTTGGAAATAAGCAAAGCAATGGTGTTCCTGCATAACAGAGAAACGCAGCTAGCCATTGACACcttaaaaatgtttgaaaatcgGGAAAGTAAAGTTAACAGCGCAGCTGCGACCATGCTatcgtttatttattttcta CAAGGGGACTATGAGCAAGCAGAAAATTGTGGAGAAATTGCTCGAAAGGCAGACAGTTACAATGCAGCAGCCTATATCAATTTGTCTGCTTGTGCAATTAGAAAAGGCGATTTTGATATAGCTAGAGAGTTTCTTTTGTGTGCGCTGGACACTGATGCTAGTCACGTACAGGCACTTTATAATCTAg GATTAGTCTACAAGAAGCAAAGCATGTATGAAGAAGCTTTGGACTGCTTTTGGAAAGTTCGGAATATAGTCAGACATGATCCACAGACACTGTACCAAATTGGTCACCTGTATCAGCTCATGAATGATGTGGATCAAGCAGCGGAATG GTACAATCAATTACTTGGTATCATACCGTCTGATCCTGGAGTTCTGCAAAAATTGGGTGAAATGTATGATGCTTCTGGCGATAAGCAACAAGCATATCAGTTGTACAGCGAT TCGTATAGATACTTTCCCGCAAATTTCGAAGTGATCGACTGGCTTGGGTCATACTTCGTATCGATGCAG GTTGCTGAAAAAGCGTTAGTTTACTTCAAGAAAGCAGTAGAGCTGGCTCCGGGTGAACCGAGGTGGAGATTGCTTGTTGCAGCATGTTTGAGACGAACAGGCCAGTTTCACAAGGCTTTATTGGAGTATCAAGATATCCATGAGAAGTTCCCTGAGAACATTGAGTGTCTTAAGTTCTTGATTCGACTATGTAGCGATCTAGGATTGAAAGAGGCGCAAACGTACGCGACAGAATTGAAACGTGCTGAAAAGGCGAAGGAATTGAAAGATAGACAAGGATCGGCAAGGCCAG GATCGAGAAGGACCAATAGCGGGACATCGTCACGGACTGGGTCCGGAATGAGTATAATGTCGGATCAAAGATCGAGTCCTGTTCCTGGCAGAAG
- the LOC143361123 gene encoding uncharacterized protein LOC143361123 yields MAVKEKQLENSTDEIEWNVENEIQLFFAMNGHKPVGVNKYFHMVCIWEKFRAAIHKDVPLKMIWDHLESMYDLIALDDMEDLPFPNQEIDFSLPEQEFLGTLKARKREEPELKLKEQRDKYKEMKKEKDVKDPMKKDTILRDLKGTKDVERKKEECKKFIKDIEMKKDKLRDMKDIRKDHKSSKGRSSKGKDDLEEIMSTVKKERKDSDSGRESLKRGPKRPTRQSVDSTSKASPSPRDTPPPKRRRI; encoded by the exons ATGGCAGTGAAAGAGAAACAATTAGAAAATTCCACCGATGAAATCGAGTGGAACGTCGAAAACGAAATTCAATTATTCTTTGCTATGAACGGACATAAACCTGTCG GTGTGAATAAATACTTCCACATGGTCTGTATATGGGAAAAGTTTCGAGCTGCCATCCACAAAGATGTACCGTTAAAAATGATTTGGGATCATTTGGAATCAATGTACGACCTCATAGCATTG GACGATATGGAAGATTTGCCGTTCCCCAATCAAGAGATAGATTTCTCTTTACCCGAACAAGAATTCTTGGGAACGCTTAAAGCTAGGAAACGAGAAGAACCAGAACTCAAGTTGAAAGAACAAAGGGACAAATACAAGGAaatgaaaaaagagaaagatGTTAAGGACCCTATGAAAAAAGATACCATCCTCCGTGATCTTAAAGGAACAAAAGATGTTGAGAGAAAAAAGGAAGAGTGTAAGAAGTTTATCAAGGATATAGAAATGAAAAAGGACAAGCTTCGAGACATGAAAGATATCAGGAAGGATCACAAATCTTCAAAAGGGAGATCATCCAAAGGAAAAGATGATCTTGAAGAAATAA tgTCTACTGTAAAGAAGGAACGTAAGGACTCCGACTCTGGCCGTGAAAGCTTAAAGAGAGGACCGAAACGACCAACTAGGCAAAGTGTTGATAGCACATCGAAAGCATCCCCAAGTCCTCGTGATACACCGCCACCAAAGCGTAGAAGAATAtaa